aaaaaacataaatttgTTTCTTGCTTGGTTTTGGTTCTCCACAAAAAAGTCTCGCTAACAATGTCAGCACACGGTGCAGTGCCACAGGACTCTCAGACTCGAGTGAACACCTTACTGAGTGCTGATGGACAAGTTCTTCTGCCTCACCAGTGTGGGGGTGGGTGAGGCCCCTTCACACTTTCTGCTTCATCTGCCTCTTGTTCCCCACCACAGTCTTCACCAGGGCCAGGGTGTGCTGAGGGATGAGCTGTCTGGCCGGCAGCGAAAGAGGCCAGGAGCAACACTGTCTGCTCAGCACGCTCACGGCGCTGCacatctgaaggacaccgtgggtttgGGCTTGTTGTTCCAGCTTTATTGAGAGAGAGTCGTGATCCAGAGAGGAGCTGCACCTCTGCCTGgctcagcagcatcagcagcacagcgctcgcagggtcCATCCCGACCTCGGCTGCACCCTGGGAGAGAGCAAGATGTGGATGGTCTGGTCTGCCAGGGCACGGACGgagggttcactgtcttcctccaaggtctgcagggctgtgaccaacagaaacagagccgagatgagcccccgtgcctgcagagacccccaggcatcccctccagaccacgctccctactcaccgctgcagatctcacAGAGCATCTCCTTGCTCTGGTCCCTGGAGGGGAGGCTGCTCCGTCTGGAGAAGAGGGCCGCGCGGCAAGCCCTAGGCAAAAAGCTCtgtcagaccccctgctccccagcacgctcccagcagcgcagcccccggccctgtCATCTGGGCTGCATAGCCTCCCCCcatcagcagggtgaccccccgGAAGAGCAGAAGCCAAGGGgggggctgagcaaggtgccaccaagcccaccggcgtgggcaggggggcagagggaggcccaggccCTGCACAGGGcagccggggctccggcagccccagggctgctcctcgctgccagcgcagcagtgggggctggggccaggctgcccagagacggactgggggctgtggctcaccgattAACCTGACGGCCGCCTCTTGCACAgaggcctgggcatcccgcaagTACGGCAGGCTCTGAtccaggtattcctcagccctgctcctgtcctgcacCAGCTGCAGAGAGAAACGGGCATGggcacgtcgcagagcctccccggccagccggagcaggccctcctccagcaccccctgTTGCTGAGACCTGGgggagcagccctcacccagcctgggccctgagggttgtcctcaccaagcacttgCCGATCCTCCATGTCtgctgggtccgcaccaggtgctTGAGCTGGTTCCAACTGAGGAGCTCTGCctcagccaggagggcttccctggaggcctgcagagcagcagaagctgggagaaggCACCACGgtctggggaaggagacctggtgTCCCCCTCCTCTTGGCTTTATCCCTGGGGcgatcccacccttaggaagctgggacgtgccctggcccacatgcctggggctctcttccctgcaccgctgctgagctttgacagctgtaccttggccacgctctgcgttTGGTCGCTCATGCGGAAGAACAGCGGGAGCAGGCCCATTCGCGCATTCGTCTTCATCCGTCTCTTGTTGTTCCCCAGCACAGTCTTCATCAGGTCTCTGAAGAGGCAGATGGAGatctctctcagctggctgagctcctggTAGGGAGAAGCACAACAGGacttcagcaacagcagctctctgcccacagtGAGCAGTAGTGTTGGGATGGCTGATGGGAGGGCAGATGCTCCGGGGTCGTATTCTGCAcactggagctgtgggccagacctgcagccaAGGCTGAATTGCCCTGGGCTCGTTAAAGGCCACTCCAGAGTCTCCTCcaggcagtgtctgtgcctcagagcgctctcccagacacccagcactccccaccagtGCACCAGCCATGCTGGGGACGAGCTCCCCACGGAGGGGCTGAGGAGGAGACTGGGGGCTACTCCTCAGCAATGCCTATGGGTCATGCCCCAaaggctcagcctcagccccttgccACAGGGTCTGGGGAGAACGTATGTTCctgccctgcagcacagctggggagccctcggggctctgggagcagctgccagggagcagctgggctgggctgcagaacccacAAGCCAACCCACAGAAGCCCAaggcagaaaggagaggagaagaccctgctccaagcgctgctcgcagggctgggctgaagggcagctgcccttgctcagtgcccatctgcggggctcgggctcccccatcagcctcacctcgtcAAAGAGGGGCaggagcttctctgccagctgcacagcgatggggctggcctccgTCTTCTTCAGGCGACGCATTATGTTCTGGATGACAGCCAGGGCCTTTGTCTTGATATGTGCGTCGCCCTTCTGCAGGATCTTCATCATGTCTGGCAGGaagacctgcatttttctggccTGTATGCAAAAGAGAACTCCCTTTTTACGAAAAGGTCCGTGCCAGGAAAGGTCGCCAGGCAGGCACTGGGCCCCACCACGGCAAGGAGGGCGCTTGGAGCAGTCACCCCACCATCTGACTcccagccaaggccaagccaccaccttacccactgccccagcccctggctgctAACATGGCTCCCCTTGACTGTGCGCTGCTCACCACCTCGCTTCTCTGCGACAGTGTGGCCAGGCCTGTGAGCACCAGGGAGAGCATCAGCAGGCTTGGATGCCTCAGGAACCTCCAGACTTTGTACTCTGGAGAACAGTCCTCATCTTCTGAATCACTGGAGGCCAGCAGCTGAAAGAAACGCAGCAGTGAGCGACCGGCAGAGCTGGCGGGGCAGTGTGCAGCTCCTGGTTCCCACAGGCAGCGCAGGACACAAGCATCGGGGCTATTTCTGGTAACTCACAGCCAGGCGAAGGATGCAGGTGTCCTCCAGGTACGTGCAGAAGAGCATGTTCTGCCAGCCCTTGAgttggatggatggatagatccTTCAAAACTTTCTCCAAGGTCTGGGGTATGGAGAACATCACCTCCCAGACCGCCAGGGCAGTGCTGCAAGCCAGAGCgctctgtcagcagggctgcctcggccACAGCAGCACGGCCTGGGTAGGGCCCGCAGTACGCAGACCCGGCCTCTCGGGTGGGAtgccctgggcagcaggacagggctgaggtggtgtccccgtggggctggggaagTGTGGTGATGGGGCTCTGGGTTGCTGTGGGTCTGGCCGACCCATCCGGGCTGGGAAGCATGGTGtgatggagggccctgctccccGGGGGGGTCCTGCAGTGTTCCTGGGGTCCGGCAACCAGAGAGTCTCCAGGCCCCTCTGCCCGCGGGGAGCAAGGCCTCCTGTCAGCCACCAGGTGAATCAGACATTCgaggctgtgctgggctggggctgtggtgATGTTTTCAAGGTCCtcccggctccagcggggagctccccccccccccggtgcggccagcaggcagcagagcccccagtgcccgccccagggccccACTCCCCTcatgggcagccccagccctcacctcagccggggcctgcagcagagcctgcccctcccaCACAACATGGCCGCTGGCATCCCCTGCCccgggactacagctcccagcatgccccgggaaccaacatggccacccagcagcccctgccccagggcaggccccaggcctacagctcccagcatgcccggGGCGCTCCTTcctgcagcctggccctggggagcagggaggaggagaagcagggggaagaagaggggggaggagcagggggagggcagagaggaacagagagggCTGGTTtagggctggggcaggcagggacggCAGACACACAGACGGAAGGGGAGagcggggggggagcagggcaggggctgggggaagggcaAACCCTGGCCAGGAGCCGGCCCAGGgacggaggggaaggggctggggtgcGGGGAGaggaatggggac
This DNA window, taken from Opisthocomus hoazin isolate bOpiHoa1 chromosome 30, bOpiHoa1.hap1, whole genome shotgun sequence, encodes the following:
- the LOC142365002 gene encoding maestro heat-like repeat-containing protein family member 7, giving the protein MLFCTYLEDTCILRLALLASSDSEDEDCSPEYKVWRFLRHPSLLMLSLVLTGLATLSQRSEVARKMQVFLPDMMKILQKGDAHIKTKALAVIQNIMRRLKKTEASPIAVQLAEKLLPLFDEELSQLREISICLFRDLMKTVLGNNKRRMKTNARMGLLPLFFRMSDQTQSVAKASREALLAEAELLSWNQLKHLVRTQQTWRIGKCLLVQDRSRAEEYLDQSLPYLRDAQASVQEAAVRLIGLAARPSSPDGAASPPGTRARRCSVRSAAPCRPWRKTVNPPSVPWQTRPSTSCSLPGCSRGRDGPCERCAADAAEPGRGAAPLWITTLSQ